From the Triticum urartu cultivar G1812 chromosome 4, Tu2.1, whole genome shotgun sequence genome, the window AAGCACAACAATCATTCCCTGATGTTGCTATCGGCATTGATATTGGCACTTCAAGATGCAGTGTTGCAATTTGGAATGGTCATCAAGTGGAGCTGCTGAAAAACACCCGTAGCCAGAAAGGGATGAGGTCATATGTCATGTTCAAAGATGACACCCTTTCAGCGGGTGTTACTGGAGGAGCAACCAAGGAGCACGCACACGAGGAAAGAGATATCTTGTCAGGAAGTGCAATATTTAACATGAAGCGTTTAATCGGGAGAATGGACACAGATGAAGTGGTTCAAGCTAGCAAGACTCTCCCTTTCCTTGTGCAGACACTGGGCATTGGTGTGAGGCCATTTATTGCAGCTCTGGTCAACAATATGTGGCGCTCCACAACTCCCGAGGAAGTTCTTGCCATCTTTCTTCTTGAATTGAAGGCCCTGGTGGAAATGCATCTCAAGCATCCAGTGAGGAATGCTGTTCTAACCATCCCAGTTGCATTCAGTCGCTTCCAGCAGACCAGGATCGAGAGAGCATGTGCAATGGCTGGACTGCATGTGCTGAGGCTTATGCCAGAGCCCACTGCTGTTGCTCTTTTGTATgctcagcagcagcagcagcttaTGCAAGATAACATGGGAAGTGGCATTGAGAAAATCGCCCTGATATTTAACATCGGTGCTGGCTATTGTGACGTTGCGGTGTCTGCCACTGCTGGAGGTGTTTCTCAGATAAGAGCACTCGCAGGTTGCACCGTTGGTGGAGAGGACATTCTTCAGAACGTAATGCGCCACCTTCTACCCGACTATGATAGCTTATGTGACAATGCTGGTCCAACCACGGACAGGATCAAGTCAATGGGTTTACTGCGGATGGCTACTCAGGATGCGATTCACAAACTGGCCTCCCAGGAAAGCACTGAGATCAATGCAGACCTGGGTAATGGCCTGAAAGTGTCCAAGCTGCTGAGTCGTGCAGAGTTTGAACAGGTGAACCAGGCGATCTTTGAGAAATGCGAGAGGATCATCAAGCAATGCCTGTCAGatgcaaagttaacgccagaggACATCAACGATGTGATCTTGGTTGGAGGGTGTTCCAGAATTCCCAAGATCAGAAGCCTTGTCCTGGGATTGTGCAagaagggagactcttatggaaGCATCGACGATCTTGAAGCCGCTGTTTCAGGTGCTGCACTGGAAGGAGCCATTGCTTCAGGAGTCACCGACCCTTCAGGGAGCCTGGATCTGCTGACGATTCAGGCGACCCCGATGAACCTCGGGATCCGTGCCGACGGGGACGGCTTTGCAGCCATCATACCAAGGAACACCGCTGTCCCGGCTAGAAGGGACATGCTGTTCACAACAACGCAGGACAACCAGGCCGAGGCGCTGATCGCCGTCTACGAAGGCGAGGGGGAGCAGGCGGAAGAGAACCATCTCCTGGGGTACTTCAAGATCACCGGCATCCCGCCGGCGCCCAAGGGTGCCGTCGAGATCAGCGTCTGCATGGACATCGACGCCGGCAACGTCCTCAGGGTGTTCGCTGGGGTCGTGAAGCCGCAAGGCGAGGCCACCCCGCCGTTCATGGAGGTGAGGATGCCCACGCTGGACGACGGCCATGGCTGGTGCGGGCAGGCCCTGGCCAAGATGTACGGCAGCAAGCTCGACCTCGCTGTTCTTCCTAAGAAGCTGCACCCGTAAGTGCTTTGCTCATCAATTTTTCGAAGAAAAAAATTGCTTTGCTTGTGACTTTGTGAGACTGGCTGTGTACTCTAGTAAATTAGGTCGCGGATGGTGGTTTCGACGATGTATCATGTCGTGTGAGATCTCTATGTGGTACATGTAGACAAATAAATGCCACTGTTGTCTGTGTACAATAGTGTCTTGCGTGTAAAATGGGATGTTGCTAGTTGTACAAATAAGGGATGTCTAATTTAGACACCTTTGGTCTTTAGAATTTCCTCAAGGCCTCATTCGGTTCGGAGGATTTTTATAGGAAAAACATAGgaacaaggattccagaggaaaATTTTCTATATATGCATTCGGTTTATAGGAAATGCAAATGCATATAAGAATTTCGTAGGAATACTATTCATTTTCTATGTTTTTGGAGGAAACTACACATCCACTCAAAACTCATTTTGCGCGTAGGAACGAGGCAAGTCAATTCCTTAAAGTGGCAAGTGCCATCTTATCAAATTTCTACGTTTAGATTTCCTGCAAACCGAATGAGCCCCAAGTTTCTTCCCGCACAGCACAATTGGCCACTCCTGTCCCACACCATACTGCGTATCCTTTTCGGCCCATCGCCCCAAGTTTCTTCCCGCACAGCATAATTGGCCACTCCTGTCTCACACCACTCACACTATACTGCGTATCCTTTTCGGCCCATTGTGCCTGTCTGCTCAGGATGTAAATGGTGATGTTGTGGGACTGCCCGCACTGGCCACCATTTTTTATATGGGATTACACGGGAGCCCAGTTAATTTTCATGCGGGACATGTGGCGTCCACATACTGCCGCATATATTTACAAAGCTTAGACTGGATAAGCTGACATACAAAGAATCACTGGAACAGTAGATAATATTAGCCCACACTGACATAACTAGTGAGTTCGAGCTTCATTCAGTAGTCGCCTCTAGAATAACAAAATCCACAAAGCAGCGGCAACTTAACTAAAAACGCCTATCAAAGCAGCAGAAATATCTCCTGTATGTAAACAAAAAGGAATATGCAACACACTCCCCATCCTCCATATCCCAAAATTAACAGAAAGCACCTAGAGTCCTAGACTCAAAACGGCACCAAATGATAAAACTATCAGCTAAGAGCATCTTCCATTCTTCTGTCAGCTTTGTGTCGGACGATCTTTGTACACCAAGCTATGCTCACTGGTCTTTCACTTAATTAATCGGAATCAGAATGGTCCCAGGACTGGCCTCATCTTCGGTCGACTCAATTGATTTTTTCTCCAGAAACATCTCAACCTGCGGTCATTCAAGTTTATTAATAAGTTATATAAGACATACAGTactatctacatgaaaaagaaaCAAGGATAAGAAGTAAGGAGGGTTCCTTAAATCACAAGCATACACCAGTGTGTATTTCCTTTCCCTAAAATGATTGTTAATCAATATTGTCGAGGAGGGAAGCAAaaccatcaaggataaaaagtgCAGATAGCTAGCACCACAATCTTTAAAAAATGCAGATAGCTAGCAACAAATTCACAATAGGCAATGATCTTAAATTAATATTCTAACCAAGAAGAGTCCTTAATGAGTATTATTGTGACCAGATCTTGATAGCATAATTGCAAGGATGATAAATACATACAAGTTAGCAGCATACACAATTTATATTCAGAGCGCAACTCGAAACTATGGACGTAAAAGAAACCAGATTTAACTCAAATACTCCCCAAATTTACCCAAAGCTTGCTACAATTGAACAATTGATTAGCAATATTATGTAGTGCACACATACCTCAGTTAATAGTAGTGACCTTGCTCAGGAGCATTGGCATGCTTATCATTACATCTAAACCAATCTTGAAGGCAGATTAAGGCTTCCACTGTCTCGCTGCACAATCTACTTCTGTAACCGCTGATCAAACGCTTTCCGGTACTGAAAGCCGACTCTAACGATACGACGGAAGCTTGTACAGCAAGAACATCACGAGCTATACAAGAAAGGATGGGATACTTAGACGAGTGAAGATGCCACCATTGAAGAATGTTGAAATCCTCCGTGCGAGTGAATGTGTCTTCTTCTAAGTATCTGGCAAGCTCACTAGCAGTTTGGCGTTGCTTCTTATTCAAGTGTTGGTCCCAATCCGCCAACGGATCATTCTCTTCATTCA encodes:
- the LOC125552484 gene encoding heat shock 70 kDa protein 8 — translated: MAEQFYTVASDSETTGDDKAQQSFPDVAIGIDIGTSRCSVAIWNGHQVELLKNTRSQKGMRSYVMFKDDTLSAGVTGGATKEHAHEERDILSGSAIFNMKRLIGRMDTDEVVQASKTLPFLVQTLGIGVRPFIAALVNNMWRSTTPEEVLAIFLLELKALVEMHLKHPVRNAVLTIPVAFSRFQQTRIERACAMAGLHVLRLMPEPTAVALLYAQQQQQLMQDNMGSGIEKIALIFNIGAGYCDVAVSATAGGVSQIRALAGCTVGGEDILQNVMRHLLPDYDSLCDNAGPTTDRIKSMGLLRMATQDAIHKLASQESTEINADLGNGLKVSKLLSRAEFEQVNQAIFEKCERIIKQCLSDAKLTPEDINDVILVGGCSRIPKIRSLVLGLCKKGDSYGSIDDLEAAVSGAALEGAIASGVTDPSGSLDLLTIQATPMNLGIRADGDGFAAIIPRNTAVPARRDMLFTTTQDNQAEALIAVYEGEGEQAEENHLLGYFKITGIPPAPKGAVEISVCMDIDAGNVLRVFAGVVKPQGEATPPFMEVRMPTLDDGHGWCGQALAKMYGSKLDLAVLPKKLHP